Below is a window of Pseudomonas eucalypticola DNA.
TAACTGTTAGCCAGATCAGCTATCAGCTTGGAGCTTAAAGCTGCTTCTATCGTCTTCTTCAATGAATCAAGCAATTCGTGTGGGGGCTCATGATACAGCTGATGTCGTCGATTAAGGAGGTGATCCAGCCGCAGGTTCCCCTACGGCTACCTTGTTACGACTTCACCCCAGTCATGAATCACACCGTGGTAACCGTCCTCCCGAAGGTTAGACTAGCTACTTCTGGTGCAACCCACTCCCATGGTGTGACGGGCGGTGTGTACAAGGCCCGGGAACGTATTCACCGCGACATTCTGATTCGCGATTACTAGCGATTCCGACTTCACGCAGTCGAGTTGCAGACTGCGATCCGGACTACGATCGGTTTTGTGAGATTAGCTCCACCTCGCGGCTTGGCAACCCTCTGTACCGACCATTGTAGCACGTGTGTAGCCCAGGCCGTAAGGGCCATGATGACTTGACGTCATCCCCACCTTCCTCCGGTTTGTCACCGGCAGTCTCCTTAGAGTGCCCACCATAACGTGCTGGTAACTAAGGACAAGGGTTGCGCTCGTTACGGGACTTAACCCAACATCTCACGACACGAGCTGACGACAGCCATGCAGCACCTGTCTCAATGTTCCCGAAGGCACCAATCCATCTCTGGAAAGTTCATTGGATGTCAAGGCCTGGTAAGGTTCTTCGCGTTGCTTCGAATTAAACCACATGCTCCACCGCTTGTGCGGGCCCCCGTCAATTCATTTGAGTTTTAACCTTGCGGCCGTACTCCCCAGGCGGTCAACTTAATGCGTTAGCTGCGCCACTAAAGTCTCAAGGACCCCAACGGCTAGTTGACATCGTTTACGGCGTGGACTACCAGGGTATCTAATCCTGTTTGCTCCCCACGCTTTCGCACCTCAGTGTCAGTATCAGTCCAGGTAGTCGCCTTCGCCACTGGTGTTCCTTCCTATATCTACGCATTTCACCGCTACACAGGAAATTCCACTACCCTCTACCATACTCTAGCTTGCCAGTTTCGGATGCAGTTCCCAGGTTGAGCCCGGGGATTTCACATCCGACTTAACAAACCACCTACGCGCGCTTTACGCCCAGTAATTCCGATTAACGCTTGCACCCTCTGTATTACCGCGGCTGCTGGCACAGAGTTAGCCGGTGCTTATTCTGTCGGTAACGTCAAAATTGCAGAGTATTAATCTACAACCCTTCCTCCCAACTTAAAGTGCTTTACAATCCGAAGACCTTCTTCACACACGCGGCATGGCTGGATCAGGCTTTCGCCCATTGTCCAATATTCCCCACTGCTGCCTCCCGTAGGAGTCTGGACCGTGTCTCAGTTCCAGTGTGACTGATCATCCTCTCAGACCAGTTACGGATCGTCGCCTTGGTGAGCCATTACCTCACCAACTAGCTAATCCGACCTAGGCTCATCTGATAGCGCAAGGCCCGAAGGTCCCCTGCTTTCTCCCGTAGGACGTATGCGGTATTAGCGTTCCTTTCGAAACGTTGTCCCCCACTACCAGGCAGATTCCTAGGCATTACTCACCCGTCCGCCGCTGAATCAGAGAGCAAGCTCTCTTCATCCGCTCGACTTGCATGTGTTAGGCCTGCCGCCAGCGTTCAATCTGAGCCATGATCAAACTCTTCAGTTCAATACTGCAATCGGGTTTTGAGAAAACCCTATAAACTTGGCTCAGCAATCGTTGGTTAAACCATGATTTCTCGTGGAGTAACTTATGATGCTGATAATCTTTTTGACTATCAGTCTGAGTCACAAGCACCCACACGAATTGCTTGATTCAGTTGTTAAAGAGCGGTTGGTTGATTCTTTCGTCTCAACCGAGGCGCGCATTCTACGCTTTCCTCAGAGTGTGTCAAGCGTTTATTTTGAAGTTTTTCAGAGAATCTCTAACAACTTCAACCACTTGACTCGCTTCGATCTCTCGTTAGCGGGAGGCGAATTCTACAGCGATTTGAGTCGCTGTCAACTGCCTTTTTCACCGCTTTCGACATTAAAATCGAAACCTTTCGGAGCGGGCTACTTTGGCTAACTACTTGATTATCAAGAAGTTTTCCGTTTGGTCTGCGCCGGAAGTGGGGCGAATTATAGAGAGATCCGCGGGGGCGTCAAGGGTTAATTTCGGGAGATTGTCATTAAGATAAAAAGCTTCCCCGCTTGCCACCCTATAAAGGCCGCCAGGTGCATGCCTTGATGCTTCTGGCGTTCTTGAGATCGAGCGCCGCCCGCGCGGCGCTTCCCGGGCAAGGGCTCGGCGCCGCCCCCGCTCCCACATTGGTTTCGGGCCAGTTATGCCTGTGGGATCACCTCGACCGCTTTGTTTGTTCACTTCAAATCTGTAGTGAAAGGACAAGGCGGACCAGGCAATGGGCCAGACAAAACTGGCCCGAAACAGACGTGGGACCGGGCTTGCCCGGGAAGCGCCGCGCGGGCGGCGCTCGGTCTCAAGGGCGCCAGAAAGCCCGAGACATGCGCCTGGAGGCCTTCATGCAATCTCCAGAAATGCCCTTGATAGCTCCATCCCCCCAAAAACCAAAAAGGGCAGACCTGCCGGCCCGCCCTTCTCAACAGTAAAAAGCTCAAAGAGCCCGCAACCTCACTCCTGCTTCAAGCTGATCCGCGCGAACGCCTTCTTGCCAGCCTGGCACACATGGGTAGCCCCCACCGCGAAGACAAACCCGCGATCAACCACCTCACCATCGACCCGGACACTTCCAGCCGACAACAGATCACGTGCCGCCGCGGAGTTCTTCACCAGGCCTGCCTTGTTAAGCACAGCAGCAATAGGCATGTCTTCGCCTGCGGCGATTTCGATTTCCGGCAGGTCGTCCGGCAGCTCGCCATCCTTCATGCGGTTGCCCGCGGCGCGGTGGGCATTGGCGGCCGCTTCCTCACCATGGAAACGGGCGACGATCTCTTCAGCCAGCTTGATCTTGATGTCACGCGGGTTGGCGCCAGCCTCGACGTCAGCCTTGAAGCCGTCGATCTCTTCCATGGAGCGGAAGCTCAGCAGCTCGAAGTAACGCCACATCAGCGGGTCAGGGATGGACACCAGCTTGCTGTACATCACGCCCGGCGCTTCCTGAATGCCGACGTAGTTGCCCAGCGACTTGGACATCTTCTTCACGCCGTCCAGGCCTTCCAGCAGTGGCATGGTGACGATGTTCTGTGCTTCCTGGCCGTAGGCGCGCTGCAGCTCGCGGCCCATCAGCAGGTTGAACTTCTGGTCGGTACCGCCCAGTTCCACATCCGCCTTCAGGGCCACCGAGTCGTAGCCCTGCACCAGCGGATAAAGGAACTCGTGGATGGCGATGGACTGGTTGGCCTTGTAGCGCTTGTCGAAGTCATCGCGCTCAAGCATGCGCGCCACGGTGTACTGCGAGGACAGACGAATGAAGTCGGCAGGCGACATGGCGTCCATCCAGGTGGAGTTGAACGCCACCTCGGTCTTGGCCGGGTCGAGGATCTTGAAGACCTGGGCCTTGTAGGTCTCGGCGTTGGCCAGCACCTGCTCGCGGGTCAGCGGCGGGCGGGTGGCGCTCTTGCCGCTTGGGTCGCCGATCAGGCCGGTGAAGTCCCCGATCAGGAAGATCACGTGGTGCCCCAGCTCCTGGAACTGGCGCAGCTTATTAATAAGCACCGTGTGCCCAAGGTGCAGGTCAGGCGCCGTAGGGTCGAAGCCAGCCTTGATGCGCAGCGGCTGCCCGCGCTTGAGCTTCTCGACCAGTTCGGACTCGACCAGTACCTCTTCCGCACCACGTTTGATCAGCGCTAGCTGCTCTTCAACCGACTTCATAACCGACCCGCAAGGCTTAGATTCAAAGGGAACCAACCATACAAGATCAGGCACCAATTACAAGTTTTTGACTTGCGTGTGACCCCAGGCCGGGGTCGTGGCGTCTGCGAGCTTGCTTTGGAAAGGATTTGGTTATATTTTATACAGTTATTTCATCTTTATCATGTCATTCATCTTTTCCATTTCATCTTTTTCAAAGTCAAATTACCTATGACCAGCGAACCGCCTAAAGCGCCCCCGCTTTATCCGAAGAGCCACCTGTTGGCCGCCAGCGGCATCGCCGCCCTTCTCAGCCTGGCCTTGCTGGTGTTTCCTTCCAGCGAAGTCGAAGCCAAACGCACCTCCACCCCGCTGGAAATGGAGACACCCGCCGACCAGCTCAAGCAGGCCGAGAAAGACGCCCCGGCCACCGACCTGGGTGAAGAACCTGCGGTACCCGCGCCCTTCGCCCAGATAGACAACGACGACCAGGACCAGGACACCGCCCAGGACGCCCCCGCCACCCAGCCCGAGCCGGTCGCTGCCGCCGAAGACAGCGCCAAGAAGGCCTCAGGCCACCGTGAAGTCACCGTGCGCAAGGGCGATACCCTGTCCAAGCTGTTCGACGAAGCCGGCCTGCCCGCCACGGCAGCGCAGGAAGTATTGGCCAGTGACAAGCAGGCCAAACAGTTCGCGCAGCTCAAGAACGGCCAGGTGCTGGAGTTCGAGATCAGCCCTGAAGGCCAGCTGACCAGCCTGCACACCAAGCTGAGCAACACCGAGACCATCCGCCTGGTGCGCGGCGCCAAGGGGTTTGCCTTCAACCGCGATGTCATCAAGCCGGTGATGCGTGAGGCCTACGCACACGGCGTGATCAAGAATTCGCTGTCGCTGTCTGGCCAGCGCGCCGGGCTGTCCCACAACCAGGTGATGGACCTGGTCAACATCTTCAACTACGACGTCGACTTCGCCCAGGACATCCGCCAGGGCGACGTTTTCGACGTGATGTACGAACAGAAAGTACTCAATGGCAAGGTGATCGGCACCGGCAACATTCTGGCGGCGCGCTTCACCAACCGCGGCAAGACCTACACCGCGGTCCGCTATACCAACAAGCTGGGCACCACCAATTACTACACTGCCGAAGGCAACAGCATGCGCAAGGCGTTCGTGCGCTCGCCAGTGGACTTCGCCCGCATCAGCTCGCGCTTCTCGGTAGGCCGTTTCCACCCCATCCTGAACAAGATCCGCGCCCACCAGGGCGTCGACTACGCCGCCCCGCGCGGCACGCCGATCAAGGCCACGGGCGACGGCAAGGTGGAACTGGCCGGGCGTCGCGGTGGTTACGGCAACACGGTCATCATCGCCCATGGCAAGACCTACAAGACCCTTTACGGGCACATGCAGGGCTTCGCCAAGGGCATTCACGCTGGCTCCGCGGTCAAGCAGGGCCAGGTGATCGGCTACATCGGCACCACTGGCCTGTCCACCGGGCCGCATGTGCACTATGAGTTCCAGGTCAATGGCGTGCATGTCGACCCGCTGGGGCAGAAGCTACCAATGGCCGACCCTATCGCCCGCAATGAAAAAGCACGCTTCATGCAGATAGCCCAGCCGTTGATGGCGCAAATGGACCAGGAGAAATCCACCATGGTCGCGAGCAAGAAGTAAGACATGGCCCTGTATATCGGTGTGATGTCCGGGACCAGCCTCGATGGGCTGGACATTGCGCTGGTGGAACAGGGCGCCACACTGCGCCTGGTCGCCAGCCATTATGTGCCCATGCCTGGGGGCCTGCGCAGCGACCTGCTGGCCCTGTGTGCGAGCGGCCCGGATGAGATAGCGCGGGCCGCGCTGGCGGAGAACCAATGGGCAACGCTGGCGGCACAGGGCGTCAACGCCTTGTTGCAGCAACAAGGCCTTTGCCCTTCCGATATCCGTGCCATCGGCAGCCACGGCCAGACCGTGCGCCATGAGCCTGCCCGTGGCTTCACGGTACAGATCGGCAACCCGGCGCTCCTGGCCGAGTTGACCGGAATTACCACGGTGGGAGACTTCCGCCGTCGCGATGTGGCGGCGGGCGGCCAGGGCGCGCCCCTGGTACCGGCCTTCCATGACTCGCTGTTCGCCGGCATTGGCGAGCACCTGGCGGTATTGAACGTGGGCGGTTTCAGCAACCTCAGCCTGATCGACGCCGGGCAACCGGTGAGTGGCTTCGACTGCGGGCCGGGCAACGTGCTGCTCGATGCCTGGATACATGACCGCCAAGGCCTGCATTTCGACCGCGACGGCGCCTGGGCGGCAAGCGGCACGGTGCACGCCAGGCTGCTGGACGAATTGCTGAGTGACCCGTTTTTCGCCGGCAAAGGGCCGAAGAGCACCGGGCGCGAAGTCTTCAACCTGCCTTGGCTGCGAGGCCATCTGGCCAGGTTGCCGGCCATCGCGGAGCCGGACGTTCAGGCGACGCTGCTGGAGCTGACCGCGCGCACCATCATCGAGTCGTTGCGCCACGCACAACCCCACACCGATGAACTGCTGGTGTGCGGTGGCGGGGCGCATAACGGCGCACTGATGCAACGCCTGGCTCAGCTGTTGCCAGGCACGCAGGTGGCCAGCACCGACAGCCGTGGCATCGACCCTGACTGGATGGAGGCCATGGCATTCGCCTGGCTGGCGCATTGCTGCCTTGAGGGCATCGCTACCAACAGGCCTAGCGTGACGGGTGCGCGTGGATTGCGCGTACTGGGCGCGATTTACCCGGCTTGAACCCTGAATAGCAGAACGCCGCGCAATTGCGCGGCGTTCCGTGGCCCAGCATCCCGAGGTTCAGATCGAAAACGACTGACCGCAACCGCAGGTCGTGGATGCGTTAGGGTTGTTGATCACGAAACGTGACCCCTCCAGGCCTTCCTGGTAGTCCACCTCGGCGCCTGCCAGGTACTGGAAGCTCATTGGGTCAACCACCAGGCTGACGCCCTCGCGCTCGACGATGGTGTCGTCGTCGGCCACGTCTTCATCGAAGGTAAAACCGTACTGGAAGCCCGAGCAACCGCCACCGGTCACGAAAACCCGCAGTTTCAGACGGTCATTGCCTTCCTCATCGACCAGGGTCTTCACCTTGTGCGCAGCACCATGGGTGAATTGCAAAGCCGTGGGTGTGAAGGATTCGACGCTCATGCTGACTCTCTCCCGGCGTAAGCCGCCATAAAACGTAATGGCGCCATTATCCGCTTGTCCCAGAAAAATGGTCAACAATTGTGCGCTGGCCGGTGCCAGCGCACTGTTGCGGTTACGGCAACATGCCAGCGTGGGCCAGGCCCAGGCGCTCGTCGAGGCCGAACAGGATGTTGAGGTTCTGCACGGCCTGGCCGGAAGCACCTTTGACCAGGTTGTCGATGACCGACAGCACCACTACCAGGTCGCCACCCTGCGGGCGATGCACGGCGATGCGGCATACATTGGCACCCCGTACGCTGCGGGTTTCCGGGTGGCTGCCAGCGGGCATGACGTCGACGAACGGCTCATCGGCGTAGCGCTTCTCGAAGAGCGCCTGCAGGTCGACAGCTTTATCCACCACGGTGGCATAGAGCGTGGAATGGATACCGCGGATCATCGGTGTCAGGTGTGGCACGAAGGTCAAACCCACCTCGCCGCCAGCGGCGCGGCGCAGGCCCTGGGTAATCTCCGGCAGATGGCGGTGACCCTTGACCGAGTAGGCTTTCATGCTTTCGCCGGCCTCGCAGAACAGCGAACCCACGCTGGCACCACGACCGGCGCCACTGACACCGGACTTGCAGTCGGCGATCAGGCGCGAATTGTCGGCCAGGCCGGCTTCCAGCAATGGCAGGAAACCCAGTTGGGTGGCGGTAGGGTAGCAACCCGGCACGGCGATCAGGCGCGCGTTGCGGATCTGCTCACGGTTCACTTCAGGCAGCCCGTAGACCGCGTCCTTGAGCAGTTCCGGCGCGCCGTGCGGCTGGCCGTACCACTTGGCCCACTCATCGGCATCCTGCAGACGGAAGTCGGCCGACAGGTCGATGACCTTGGTGCCCGCCGCCAGCAGCTCGCCAGCCAGGGAGTGCGCCACACCGTGCGGGGTAGCGAAGAACACCACGTCACAGGCGCCCAGGGTTTTCACATCCGGCACGCTGAACGCCAGGCCATCGTAGTGGCCGCGCAGGTTGGGGTACATGTCGGCAACCGGCACGCCCGCTTCGGAACGCGAGGTGATGACCGCCACTTCTGCCTGTGGATGGGTTGCCAACAGACGCAGCAGCTCGACCCCGGTGTAACCCGTGCCGCCGACGATACCGACCTTGACCATATACCTGCCCCTTTCAACGAACCGACTAGGAAACCGCTGATAATACGGGCCCAGCGCATGCGCTAACAACCGTTGAGGTGACGTGCGGCGGCCAAGGGCACTACTATCAGGCTACCGTGAACCTGGAAACCCATAAAAATGCTCTATCTCTGGATCAAAGCCTTTCACATCATCAGCATCGTCTGCTGGTTCGCCGGGCTGTTCTACCTGCCGCGCCTGTTCGTCTACCACGCCAGCAGCGAAGACGAAGTCGGCAAACAGCGTTTCATGGTCATGGAGCGCAAGCTCTACCGTGGGATCATGGGCCCTTCGATGGTCGCCACCCTGGTGTTCGGCGCCTGGCTCGTTTACCTCATCCCCGGCTATCTGACCCAAGGCTGGTTGCACGCGAAACTCGCCTTGGTCGTCCTGCTGATTGGCTACCATCATATGTGCGGCGCCCAGGTCAAACGTTTTGCCCGTGGCGAGAACACCCGCTCTCATGTCTTTTATCGCTGGTTCAATGAAGTGCCGGTGCTGTTTTTGCTGGCTATCGTAATTCTGGTCGTGGTGAAGCCGTTCTAAGGTCAGACAACCACCGAGGCGAAATACGCTTATGTCGCTGCCCACTCTGCTGGACCAACGCTTGCGCCTGCCCATAGTGGCGGCGCCGATGTTTCTCATTTCTAACCCGCAGCTGGTATTGGCTTGTTGCCGCAATGGCGTGGTGGGCAGTTTTCCGGCGCTGAACCAGCGCGATAGCGCCGGGTTCAAGGCCTGGCTCGAAGAGATCGAAGCCGGCCTGGCACTGCTCGACAGACCCGCGCCCTACGCCGTCAACCTGATCGTGCACAACAGCAACCCGCGCCTGGAGGCCGATCTGGCGATCTGCATCGACCACAAGGTGCCCATCGTCATTACCAGCCTGGGCGCGGTAAAGGAAGTCGTGGACGCCGTGCACAGCTACGGCGGCCTGGTGTTTCATGACGTGACCACCCGCCGCCACGCCGAAAAGGCCGCACAGGCGGGCGTGGACGGTTTGATCGCCGTGGCGGCCGGCGCCGGTGGCCATGCCGGCACCTGGAGCCCTTTCGCCCTGATCGCCGAAATACGCCAGTTCTTCGACAAAACCCTGCTGTTGGCCGGCAGCATCACCCACGGCCGGGAGGTGCTCGCTGCACAACTGCTGGGCGCGGACCTGGCCTACCTGGGCACGCGCTTCATCGCCTGCC
It encodes the following:
- the tyrS gene encoding tyrosine--tRNA ligase, translating into MKSVEEQLALIKRGAEEVLVESELVEKLKRGQPLRIKAGFDPTAPDLHLGHTVLINKLRQFQELGHHVIFLIGDFTGLIGDPSGKSATRPPLTREQVLANAETYKAQVFKILDPAKTEVAFNSTWMDAMSPADFIRLSSQYTVARMLERDDFDKRYKANQSIAIHEFLYPLVQGYDSVALKADVELGGTDQKFNLLMGRELQRAYGQEAQNIVTMPLLEGLDGVKKMSKSLGNYVGIQEAPGVMYSKLVSIPDPLMWRYFELLSFRSMEEIDGFKADVEAGANPRDIKIKLAEEIVARFHGEEAAANAHRAAGNRMKDGELPDDLPEIEIAAGEDMPIAAVLNKAGLVKNSAAARDLLSAGSVRVDGEVVDRGFVFAVGATHVCQAGKKAFARISLKQE
- a CDS encoding peptidoglycan DD-metalloendopeptidase family protein, coding for MTSEPPKAPPLYPKSHLLAASGIAALLSLALLVFPSSEVEAKRTSTPLEMETPADQLKQAEKDAPATDLGEEPAVPAPFAQIDNDDQDQDTAQDAPATQPEPVAAAEDSAKKASGHREVTVRKGDTLSKLFDEAGLPATAAQEVLASDKQAKQFAQLKNGQVLEFEISPEGQLTSLHTKLSNTETIRLVRGAKGFAFNRDVIKPVMREAYAHGVIKNSLSLSGQRAGLSHNQVMDLVNIFNYDVDFAQDIRQGDVFDVMYEQKVLNGKVIGTGNILAARFTNRGKTYTAVRYTNKLGTTNYYTAEGNSMRKAFVRSPVDFARISSRFSVGRFHPILNKIRAHQGVDYAAPRGTPIKATGDGKVELAGRRGGYGNTVIIAHGKTYKTLYGHMQGFAKGIHAGSAVKQGQVIGYIGTTGLSTGPHVHYEFQVNGVHVDPLGQKLPMADPIARNEKARFMQIAQPLMAQMDQEKSTMVASKK
- a CDS encoding anhydro-N-acetylmuramic acid kinase, encoding MALYIGVMSGTSLDGLDIALVEQGATLRLVASHYVPMPGGLRSDLLALCASGPDEIARAALAENQWATLAAQGVNALLQQQGLCPSDIRAIGSHGQTVRHEPARGFTVQIGNPALLAELTGITTVGDFRRRDVAAGGQGAPLVPAFHDSLFAGIGEHLAVLNVGGFSNLSLIDAGQPVSGFDCGPGNVLLDAWIHDRQGLHFDRDGAWAASGTVHARLLDELLSDPFFAGKGPKSTGREVFNLPWLRGHLARLPAIAEPDVQATLLELTARTIIESLRHAQPHTDELLVCGGGAHNGALMQRLAQLLPGTQVASTDSRGIDPDWMEAMAFAWLAHCCLEGIATNRPSVTGARGLRVLGAIYPA
- the erpA gene encoding iron-sulfur cluster insertion protein ErpA, which translates into the protein MSVESFTPTALQFTHGAAHKVKTLVDEEGNDRLKLRVFVTGGGCSGFQYGFTFDEDVADDDTIVEREGVSLVVDPMSFQYLAGAEVDYQEGLEGSRFVINNPNASTTCGCGQSFSI
- the argC gene encoding N-acetyl-gamma-glutamyl-phosphate reductase, which codes for MVKVGIVGGTGYTGVELLRLLATHPQAEVAVITSRSEAGVPVADMYPNLRGHYDGLAFSVPDVKTLGACDVVFFATPHGVAHSLAGELLAAGTKVIDLSADFRLQDADEWAKWYGQPHGAPELLKDAVYGLPEVNREQIRNARLIAVPGCYPTATQLGFLPLLEAGLADNSRLIADCKSGVSGAGRGASVGSLFCEAGESMKAYSVKGHRHLPEITQGLRRAAGGEVGLTFVPHLTPMIRGIHSTLYATVVDKAVDLQALFEKRYADEPFVDVMPAGSHPETRSVRGANVCRIAVHRPQGGDLVVVLSVIDNLVKGASGQAVQNLNILFGLDERLGLAHAGMLP
- the hemJ gene encoding protoporphyrinogen oxidase HemJ, with product MLYLWIKAFHIISIVCWFAGLFYLPRLFVYHASSEDEVGKQRFMVMERKLYRGIMGPSMVATLVFGAWLVYLIPGYLTQGWLHAKLALVVLLIGYHHMCGAQVKRFARGENTRSHVFYRWFNEVPVLFLLAIVILVVVKPF
- a CDS encoding NAD(P)H-dependent flavin oxidoreductase; this encodes MSLPTLLDQRLRLPIVAAPMFLISNPQLVLACCRNGVVGSFPALNQRDSAGFKAWLEEIEAGLALLDRPAPYAVNLIVHNSNPRLEADLAICIDHKVPIVITSLGAVKEVVDAVHSYGGLVFHDVTTRRHAEKAAQAGVDGLIAVAAGAGGHAGTWSPFALIAEIRQFFDKTLLLAGSITHGREVLAAQLLGADLAYLGTRFIACQESHAPDAYKQMLLASKAADIILTPAVSGVPASFMRKSLEDAGFDLATLAAAGSQAKLKPIDDEAKAWKSIWSAGQGVGEIDDLPSADELIARLDTEYRKALVLANRLPDYWPR